From a region of the Malania oleifera isolate guangnan ecotype guangnan chromosome 12, ASM2987363v1, whole genome shotgun sequence genome:
- the LOC131144230 gene encoding cytochrome b561, DM13 and DOMON domain-containing protein At5g54830 produces MLTQHLFVGFLLNLFLLSQANPVPNCHKSNISMDHFVSEFVMVQHQLRGVLEVIDGCSFRVSEFDMLPGADVHWWGALADDFGNLTAGFVISDDRLNRTYKNDTFTVHLSGNLTWDQIGVVAVWDVPTASDFGHVVLGKPRNASDSSASGQAPPPSTFNGSSGGGVGRIYEQPTMLENCLPLSKNYRLRWTARVEEDLIDIGLEAVTGIMNYLAFGWADPNSSPELMLHSDVAVTGFTEEGMPFADDFYITKYSECTINKDGSVQGVCPDTIYEGNDPVGLVNNTKLVYGHRKDGVSFIRYRRPLKSVDKKYDLPVNATDNMTVIWALGLMRPPDALRPYYLPQNHGGPPHVAYGHLVLNVSQHINDCLGPLDAEDKEDQDVITADGKNPLIVMTGQALHYPNPPNPPKVLYINKKEAPVLVVERGVPVKFSIQAGHDVALYITSDLLGGNATLRGMNETIYAGGPEAEGVQASPTELVWSPDRNTPDQVYYQSLYKEKMGWRVQVVDGGLPDMYNSSVVLDDQQVTLFWTLAGDSISVAARAEKKSGYLAIGFGSGMVNSFAYVGWIDEVGRGRVNTYWIDGKDASNVHPTNENLTYVRCKSENDIITLEFTRPLKPSCRPGDRPECKNIIDPTTPLKVIWAMGARWSDDHLSERNMHSVTSNRPVRVMLMRGSAEAEQDLRPVLAVHGFMMFLAWGILLPGGVLAARYLKHVKGDGWFQIHMYLQYSGLSIVLLGFLFAVAELRGFYLSSLHVKFGISAIILACIQPLNASFRPKRPGNGEVVSSRRLVWEYLHVIVGRSTIIAGIAALVSGMKHLGDRYGGENVQGLNWALIVWFLIGALIVLYLEYRENVRRRDRSFGRSNWVLGNVEEDDSTDLLSPNMTFAEKEPHSSGRMEVQLEPLGR; encoded by the coding sequence ATGCTCACACAACACCTCTTTGTTGGGTTTCTTCTCAATCTGTTCCTCCTCTCCCAAGCAAATCCGGTTCCAAATTGCCACAAATCCAACATTTCCATGGACCATTTCGTTTCTGAATTCGTTATGGTTCAGCACCAGTTAAGGGGAGTCCTTGAAGTGATTGATGGTTGTTCTTTTAGGGTTAGCGAGTTTGATATGCTTCCTGGGGCTGATGTGCACTGGTGGGGTGCACTGGCGGACGATTTTGGCAATCTCACGGCCGGTTTTGTCATTTCCGACGATAGATTGAACAGGACTTACAAGAATGATACTTTTACTGTGCATTTATCGGGCAATTTGACGTGGGATCAGATCGGGGTCGTCGCCGTTTGGGACGTTCCCACCGCATCAGATTTTGGGCATGTGGTTTTAGGAAAACCCAGAAATGCCTCGGACAGTTCTGCTTCGGGTCAAGCTCCGCCGCCGTCAACATTTAACGGCAGTTCAGGTGGTGGGGTGGGGAGAATTTATGAGCAGCCAACGATGCTTGAGAATTGCCTGCCGTTGTCAAAGAATTACAGGTTGAGGTGGACGGCGAGGGTGGAGGAGGATTTGATTGACATTGGGTTGGAGGCAGTGACGGGCATCATGAACTATTTGGCATTTGGGTGGGCGGATCCTAATTCATCGCCGGAGCTCATGCTCCATTCAGATGTTGCAGTGACGGGGTTTACGGAAGAAGGTATGCCATTTGCAGATGATTTTTACATTACTAAGTATAGTGAGTGTACAATAAACAAGGATGGTTCCGTGCAGGGTGTTTGTCCTGATACGATTTATGAAGGGAATGATCCCGTTGGTTTGGTGAACAATACCAAGTTGGTTTATGGCCATAGGAAAGATGGAGTCTCCTTTATTAGGTATCGGAGGCCATTGAAGTCAGTTGACAAGAAGTATGATCTCCCAGTGAATGCTACTGATAACATGACTGTGATTTGGGCTTTGGGGTTGATGAGGCCACCGGATGCTCTTAGGCCATATTATCTTCCCCAAAATCATGGGGGCCCTCCCCATGTAGCATATGGGCATTTGGTCCTTAACGTTTCACAGCATATAAATGATTGTTTGGGGCCATTGGATGCAGAAGACAAGGAAGATCAAGATGTTATCACTGCAGATGGAAAAAATCCGCTCATTGTTATGACAGGTCAGGCTTTACATTACCCAAATCCCCCAAATCCCCCAAAGGTATTGTATATTAACAAGAAAGAGGCTCCTGTCTTGGTAGTAGAAAGAGGAGTACCTGTGAAGTTTTCAATACAAGCTGGGCATGATGTTGCACTCTACATTACTTCTGACCTTCTTGGTGGGAATGCGACTTTAAGAGGTATGAATGAGACTATTTATGCTGGAGGACCAGAAGCTGAAGGAGTTCAAGCTAGTCCAACAGAATTGGTTTGGTCACCTGACAGGAACACCCCTGATCAGGTCTATTATCAGTCTTTGTACAAGGAGAAGATGGGTTGGAGAGTTCAGGTGGTTGATGGGGGCTTACCTGACATGTATAATAGCAGTGTTGTTCTGGATGATCAGCAGGTCACATTATTTTGGACACTAGCAGGGGACTCTATATCTGTAGCAGCTCGGGCTGAGAAAAAAAGTGGGTATCTTGCAATAGGATTTGGCAGCGGAATGGTGAATAGCTTTGCCTATGTGGGTTGGATTGATGAGGTTGGCAGAGGACGGGTGAACACATACTGGATTGATGGAAAGGATGCAAGCAATGTGCATCCAACAAATGAGAATTTGACATATGTAAGATGCAAGTCAgaaaatgacatcatcacattGGAGTTCACTCGCCCATTGAAGCCTTCATGTAGACCAGGTGATAGACCAGAGTGTAAAAATATTATTGATCCCACAACTCCTCTTAAAGTCATTTGGGCAATGGGTGCTAGGTGGTCAGATGACCATTTAAGTGAGAGAAACATGCATTCGGTTACAAGCAATAGGCCTGTTCGTGTGATGCTGATGCGTGGTTCTGCAGAGGCAGAGCAAGATTTGCGACCGGTATTAGCTGTACATGGGTTTATGATGTTTCTTGCTTGGGGAATTTTGCTTCCAGGTGGAGTACTAGCAGCCAGGTATTTAAAACATGTGAAGGGTGATGGATGGTTTCAGATTCACATGTACTTGCAGTACTCAGGATTATCAATTGTTCTACTTGGCTTTCTCTTTGCTGTGGCTGAGCTCCGAGGCTTTTATCTTAGTTCATTACATGTTAAGTTTGGAATTTCTGCTATTATTTTGGCTTGCATACAGCCATTGAATGCATCCTTTAGGCCTAAAAGACCTGGTAATGGGGAGGTGGTTTCTTCGAGAAGGCTTGTCTGGGAATATTTACATGTTATTGTTGGCAGATCCACCATCATTGCAGGGATTGCTGCACTTGTTAGTGGAATGAAGCATTTAGGAGACAGATATGGTGGGGAAAATGTTCAGGGACTTAACTGGGCTTTAATAGTTTGGTTCTTGATTGGGGCCTTGATAGTCCTATATTTGGAATATCGTGAAAATGTACGGAGAAGGGACAGAAGCTTTGGAAGAAGCAATTGGGTTTTAGGTAACGTCGAGGAAGATGATTCTACTGATCTGTTGAGCCCAAACATGACATTTGCGGAAAAAGAGCCACATTCATCTGGAAGAATGGAAGTTCAGCTAGAACCTTTGGGCAGATAG